ccacaTAGAGGGACACGGGCAGTAGACCCGTAGcaacagcaccatctgcaagtccacccctccctcccccacaagcACACACCCTCCTGCACTGGAAATATATCtttgttccttctctgtcgctggatcAAATTTCTAGGACTCTGTCCCACACTGTGAGTACAGTCATCAGAcggactgcagcagtccaagaaggcaactcatcgccaccttctcatgGCAATTACAGACTGATAGCAAATGCTAACCTTGCCAGTGACTTCCACAACCTGTGAAAAAATATTACACAGCTCACTAACCTCACTTACCACAACCTGTGCGTTTACATACATACAtttaaaaatggaatagtgtaggtcagatggtttcacaggtcggcgcaacatcgagggccgaagggcctgtactgtgctgtactgttctaaaaaaaaaaaattaaacatataTTTGTACTCCTCATATCCCGGCTtagtctgttcctatctaatatggGATCGACTCCTTTTCTAGTACTAGCCagctctctcactcctttatgatCAGCGATTCtatgaccaatggatcagatctaagctcttcagtcctgccacatcccatcatgaatggtggtggatgatgaaacaactaactggaggaggtggctccacgaacatcccaatcctcaatgatgggggaccccagcacatcagtgcaaaagacaatgttgaatcatttgcatcaatcttcagccagaagtgccaagtggatgatccatctcagcctcctcctgaggtccccagcaccacagtcttcagccaatccgattcactccacgtgatatcaagaaacggatgAGGgcctggttactgcaaaggctatggaccctgataacattacggcaatggtactgaagagttatgctccagaactagctgcacccctggccaagctgttccagtgcagttacaacactggtatctgTCTGGGAATGCGGAATGCTGCCAAAGTATGTCATGTACACGAAAATATGGAcatatccaacccagccaattaccaccctaacaGTCTGCtctcggtcatcagcaaagtgatggaaggtgtcaccaacagagCTATCCAGTGGCAATTTCATAggcataacctgctcactgacgctcagttcgggttcggcaagggtcactcagctcctgaccttattacagcatttgtccaaacaaggacaaaagagctgaactccaaagatgaggtgagagtgactgcctttgctaTCAAGGCAGCTttcgactgagtatggcatcaaggaaccctcgcaaaatttgagtcaatgggaatcaatgggaaaagtctctgctggttggacaaaggaagatggttgtggttgttggaggtcaatcatctctgtcccagtacatcactgcaggagtacctctggGTAGTATCCTTGACCGAATAATCTTCCGCTCCTTCTTTGATGACCTTCcatgcatcataaggtcagaagtggggatgttcactaatgattgcacaatgttcatttgcaactcctcaatttCTGAAGCAGCGCATGTCCAAGTGCAGcaaacctggaaaatatccagccctgggctgatgagtggcaattaTCATTCGCATCACattagtgccagacaatgaccatcccaaacaagagaaaatctaatgttcagtggcattaccatcgctgaatgccccatcaTCCTGTGGAttgccattggccagaaactgaacggaACCTGACACATATATACTGTGGGTGCAAGGGcaagtcagagattgggaattctgctgtgagtaactcacctcctgactccgcaaaacctgtccatcatctacaaggcacaagttaggagtttgatggaacactctccacttgcctggatgggtgcagctccaacaacactcaagaagctcgaccatccaggataaagcagcacgcttgattgccgcccatccaccacctttaacattcactcctttcaccatcaatgcacagtggcaggatTGTGTACCACTAcacgatacactgcagcaactcaccaaggctccttagacagcaccttccaaacccgcgacctctaccaaccagaaggacaaaggcagcaggtgcatggggacactatcacctgcaagttcccctccatcctgactgttaactatatcgccgttccttcactgtcactgagtcaaaatcctggaactcccttcctaacagcactgtgcctgcagcagttcaagaaagcagttcacctccaccttcttaagggtaattagggatgagcaataattgcTGGACTTGTGAGCAATGGTCAGATCCCATGAACGAAAGAAATATGTTCTTGATATGAATACTAGATGATAATATAACAACTGTAAATAAAGTCATTCATTATTGTTGGACCAGTCCTGCCTGATTCTAACTTTTCACCTTATTCTCcagagaggtctgattaagataaGGTCTTAAGATAAGGTCCTGGGCATTGAGATGTTCCTGTTATCCAGGAAAACATTTACAtcggagtcaaagctgctgatgtaaagtgtttgttcaagtgactgtaacTAATGATCATAGGGAATACTGTGTCATTGGAGTTTTCCCCAGTATAAATCTGAGCGCATTGGCACATATCAGTTCACAGTGGCTACGGGAGCTGTGTTTTGCAAATATAGAAAAATCACTTTCGTACaaaaatggaatatccagtaatgcTACAGATAGAACACATTTTCTATCCTGCTCTTGCTGTCTTTGGAGTTCCCGGTGAGCCGTTAACTCAGCGGTTCATAGTGTAAATTGTTGTTAACTGTACTGGTGAACCTGCCATGTTTTAATCGCCGATTTTTTTGGACAGCTGCCTGCTCTGTTCCATCCTGTTGAAAGGTGGAATGTTTGAAGACTCTGCAGTTTCAATCTTGTAGGAATTCAATTATATCTCATATGATCGTTTTGCATCCAACTCTGATAATCTTACTGGATTATTCCCTGCACTGCATGTACTGTGATCAAGAGTCGGGCTGAGAGCATGAATCATACCATCAGAAGTTGTTAACAGTTTTTCCACAGTGGAAATTAGCTGTTCTGAATTGCTTGTTAAAGAATGTGTTTTCAGTAATTGATACTGAGCTTGCACACAGTCTCTGCTTTACAAGAAGATAGAGAATAGGATAATTGAATACTGAGTGCTGGTGTACTTTCAATGtctctagactagtaatccagagcccaggctaatgctcggaGGGCAGAGGTTCGAATATCACCACAACAGATGGAGAAATTTGAGTTCAGTTATAAATCTAGaaataaaaagctaatctaatggtgaccatgaaaccattgtcgatttgttttaaaaacccatctggttcattaatgtccttcacagaaggaaatctgccgtctttacctggtgtggcctcgctgtgactccagacccacagcaatgtggcttactcttaattgccctctgaaaaggccgaggaagccactcagttcaagggcaaatcgggatgggcaataaatgctggccttgtcagtgacgcccacatcccacaaaaacgaGTAAAAAAACAGAGTGCAGGTGAGTGACTTTAGGATTGATCTGGAACGGAAAAGGGACTCTTGCAACCCAATCTGTAAGCCTCAAAGTCTTCACCCAAGGAATCCACATTGATGTTTTGTCCCAGCTCCTGTTGGCTTTCTTAACGCAGATTAACGAACCATATGAACCTCCCCCCTGCCCCTTCACCTTTTTGGACAATACCCAGGAGTCAAGCTTCAGATTGGACCCAGTCAGTTCCCCATGTATCAAACCCCTTTCCCTTTCCCGATTGCACCTTCACTCAGCCCTTACAGTGGATCCAGTGATCATTTATTCACTTTCTATATCGATTTCTCAATCCATTATTAATAGTTGTGTTTCTAACATTTCTCTGTGATCAGCGCTGCCCAGGTAAATCACTCAGTTTGTAACAATCAATGCAGTGAACAAACGTAGAAATCTCACCTCAGGTCCTGTCAAACTGGTGTTTTGACTCCagatctgatcagtaatttctctgcttcctattctctctctctcttccagttaacttgatggcgattgtgatcctgtcccgagggaagtgcggtctctccaaatgtatcacttgctACATGGTTGGAATGGCAGCGGCTGATCTCCTGGTTGTTATCTCTGAACCGATATTTTACAGGATTGGACAGatatatttcccagattcattcctgttcattactcccgTGTGCAGTTTTATTTACTTGCTGATTATTACAGtcacaatgatttctgtctggctcacagtcgctttcacctttgatcgatttatggccatttgttgtgagaacctGAGAGCAaagtattgcactgagaaaacagctgCCATGGTTATAGGAACTgtaagtgtgctgggctgtttagtatCTGTTCCCTGGTACTTCAGATTTGAACCtgaatatataattgataatgtccCCTGGTATTGCATCACTAAACCAGTCTTCTTTACTTCCACTGCATTCGATGGATATGTTATCTTTTGCTTCACTTTAGGCACTTGTGTGCCAATTTGTGTGATTTTGTTGCTCAATTTTCTGATCACCAGGCGTATTTTAGCGGCCAGCAGAGGTCGCAGGGGACTCCGGGGCTGCAGCAATGCAGAGAAGcagaaggacccagagatggagaatcgaaggaaatccatcatcttgcttttcagcatatctggcagttttatactgttatgggtgacgcaggttgtattttacattTACCAGCGAATTACAAAGATTTATTCTTACCCTGTCACAGACCCTGTTTATGTCACTGAAGTGACAGCCAATATGCTTCAGCTTCTCAGTACCTGCACAAATACCTGTATTTACGTCTTGACCCAGAAAAAGTTCAGAGAAGAACTGAAGAATGCAGTGAGCTATCCACTCAAACTAATTGTTAAAATAGAAaggtcatagaaagagctgaagggtttcacgcTAGAACTAAATTCTATCTCATACTCCATcttatccccttccccactcccacactggatTGGAAGTACATGTTATATTAGTGCCACAGAGTCCTGAAATAATCTTCCATCTgattctgatattgtatgtataaatTATACATGCTTATCTCGGTATATTTTATTGAAAATCTGACCTATTGAAGCTTGACTTGCTCTGCAGACGCTGCCTGAAATGTTTCTCTATAATGCTGGGCAAATGAACTCACCTGGTCCTTCAACTCAATGGCCTCCCTGTACTGACAGCAAAACAAATCTAAACCTGATTAGAAAGAGTACACACTAAATAAACAAATGGGAGAGGGAGAtcgataaataatggagaaatgacAGACAAcctgacaaatgaatggcttgctaggctattttgaAGGGCAATTGTGACTCAACAacatttctggggactgaaatcacttgtgggccagtccaggtaaggaaaACACATTTCCTTCCCCAAACCATTGAGGAaagttagatagatagagatataATAAAAAGATAAGAACaggagaaatatgagcaggagtagaccgtatggcccatcgagcctgctctgctatttaataCATTATTTGCTGATCTTagacttcaactccattttccctcctccttccaactctcttttgattccctgagagaccagaaatctgtGTATCTCAGACTTACTATACACCAAACGACAGGAATGATCTGAGGTtctgatcaccagaggaagtgtcaTGGCCAGTTGAGGAGAGGGTCTCATGctcccctcacatccttcctcttgtttgacccaaACAGGGTATATTTCTTTTTGAAAACAGTGGATGTACGTACCAccccagtgagtgttttacctttttttaTTCTAATGTAATTGCagaagagccaatcggacaggttttcttaagtttaaacaagaaataggTAAGTTTGTTATATTTAACACTCGGACACGATTTACAAATGCTAAAAATacactacagattcacacacacattcgtacgagagtaaaatacacacacaaatagattacagagggaaacagatttggtggttggattaaagtccagaataaatggaaattgaaTACAGTCTGTAAATCTAATAGTCCTCAGCAGAGCAAAGGGCCACCAAGACATTGACAAAAAGGTAAAAAATAGAATGTGAGAGTAAGCTAGCCAATAATATCAAAACAGATTTTAAGAACTTTTacaatacataaaaaggaagagagtagctaaagagatttaccagcatgctgcctggactggagggcatgtcttacgaagaaagattgagggagctagggcttttctcattggagcgaagaaggatgagaggtgactagatagaggggtacaagatgatgagaggcatagatagagtggatagccagagacttttccccagggcggaaatggctattaccagggggcatacttttaaggtgattggaggaaggtttcggggagatgtcagaggtaggttctttaaacagagagtggtgggtacgtggaatgcgctgccagcggtggtagtagaagcagatacattagggacatataagcgactcttggataggtacatggatgatagtagaatgaagggtaggtagttagtttgatcttagagtaggttaaaggttcggcacaacatcgtgggccgaagggcctgtactgtgctgtattgttctatgttctatgttcctcagaggcagagacaggagaaatcatcatggggaatgaggaaatggcagaggcattgaaaaaatattttttgcctgtcttcacagtagaagacacaagttcctacaagaaataggcagtaacctaggggctaaaaagagtaaggaaattaaggatattgatatcagttgagAAAACGTGTTGGAGAaaattgagggactaaaatctgaccagATGGCCTCCATTCTAGGGTTCTAAGAGAGAAACCTGCACAGATATTGGATGCGCCAGAATGATTTTCCAGAAATCCTTAGATTTAGGAGTGGTCCcaccagattggaagttggcaaatattacaccgcttttcaagaaacaaggtagaaagaaaacagggaattacaggccagttaacctgataTCAGTCATTCGGAAGATACTGAAATTACTATTAAAATGtcataacattgcacttggaaaagcatagtatgattagaacaagtcagaacAATGCTGAACAGCtcgtgaactaaagtaacctgagctcagaccctggcatgtgctggtaaaaaccagtttgaactaattaatttatgtgaaagacaagggagagatcacaagaatagagccttatttggacacggagtgataccagagtctttgggcctgggccaataaggagaagatacgaacaaggtgagcaggcctaaaccaacaggaaagagacagcacagctcgaagaaataagaaagagaataagtatggagaatctcgggcatagagccagcgagaaactccggagaccaaccatcgcggaagtggaagaccctgcgtcagcAAGGCGGCGACaatgtaaaagagagagagaacggaatacCTGGCCAGCGTCAGATCGCCCCTTTTTcgtgtattatcctttgttttctgtgactagttcagggaaggtcagaggaacctagtgggtgtgcggaTCGATTCCAGCTAGCTTTgtcattaactgtataacccagtttgagttgcatgcttttgtctaaccaagtgtataagccttattcttacattgtacaacaatgtgaataaagtaaattgatagttaaaagaacgactgagtttcctcctctttgtactaaaccATTAACCATAgctggtggattaggtggagggtggctctcctgtaaccccgatatcccaaacgcccagcctgagcctgagttaagaggacttagtcccacgtgatagccaggatcaagtgggtgaagggaataaaggggacaagggggagttgactccgcgccaccgtttacacactctatattaatgacttagatgaagagacagagagtaatgtatttatGTTTGCTGAtgttcggtggaaaggtaagctgcggggaggatggagagaggctgcaaagagatatagacaggttaagtgagaaggcaacaagatggcaaatagaatataatgtAGTGAAgtgggaagttgttcactttagtcataaaaatagaacagcagaatatagtttaaaaggtgtgaaactggtaagtgttgatgttgaaAGAGACtcggggggtactcgtacaaggaacgcacacagttaacatgtaggtgcagcaggctattcagaaggaaaatggcatattggcctttattgcaaggggattgcagcACAGGAATATATTGTACtgtttttatatatgtatatacattGTCTTACGAAGAttggacagggctttggtgagaccgcacctggaatactgtgtgccattttggtttccacatttaagaaaggatatacttgtactggaggcagtgcagtttacta
This is a stretch of genomic DNA from Heterodontus francisci isolate sHetFra1 unplaced genomic scaffold, sHetFra1.hap1 HAP1_SCAFFOLD_96_1, whole genome shotgun sequence. It encodes these proteins:
- the LOC137365612 gene encoding probable G-protein coupled receptor 139, with protein sequence MEYPVMLQIEHIFYPALAVFGVPVNLMAIVILSRGKCGLSKCITCYMVGMAAADLLVVISEPIFYRIGQIYFPDSFLFITPVCSFIYLLIITVTMISVWLTVAFTFDRFMAICCENLRAKYCTEKTAAMVIGTVSVLGCLVSVPWYFRFEPEYIIDNVPWYCITKPVFFTSTAFDGYVIFCFTLGTCVPICVILLLNFLITRRILAASRGRRGLRGCSNAEKQKDPEMENRRKSIILLFSISGSFILLWVTQVVFYIYQRITKIYSYPVTDPVYVTEVTANMLQLLSTCTNTCIYVLTQKKFREELKNAVSYPLKLIVKIERS